The Deltaproteobacteria bacterium nucleotide sequence CACCCCCTTGCCGAGAAAACCGAGTTCACGAGCCGCCGCACGCGAGAGATCGATTAACTCAAAGCTGCGCTTGCGGCAGCGATCATTGACGGTCACCACGACCGATCGGTTATTGGCGAGGTTCACAACCTTTACCCGAGTACCATAGGGAAGGGTTGGATGGGCCGCCGTCAGCTTCTGTGGGTTATGGATCGCGCCCGAACTGGTCCTTCTGCCATTGTAACGTTTGGCGTAGTGGCAGGCTTTTCCCTCCACGCCCTCCAGCTCCTCTACTGAGGAAGAACCCTCTTGCTTTGTTGCACTTGTCTGCGGTTTTTTAGTCTCTTTCGCCTGAAGCGGCAGCGTGGCGACAAGAAGGGCAAGCTGACACGCAATAACTAAGAACACCAAGCTCCCCTTCGGATTCGCAAAAAACATACGTACCTCCTTTGCGGGTGAGTATTTTAATCGAAAAGGTTGATTAATGTCAAGCAGAACCTGGCAAATTGCGACACAACTCCTTAACTCGGGGAGACCTAAGGTCTCCCCCCTTTTTTTCAGCTTTGCACTTACAGGGCACGTGTGTACGCAAGCTTTTTCCCATCGGAGAGCTTTGAATCAGCAGTTTTTGGCAAGGAAAATCTCAAAAGCAAAAACTTTAGCTGGCATATGGGAAAAAGTAGCGGTAAAATCAACTGAAAGTCTGTACTGCTACTCTATAAAGGAAAGGGGTATGTCATGAAAATGCGTATTTATGTGCTTGTATTTATTCTGTTTTTTGTTTGTTTACCCGCAGTTCACGCTCAGGAATATGGTAAAATCCGAGCTCTGCAACAGAGGGCGGCTTATGTAACCAAACAAAAGAACGATTTCGTTTCTCGAGTGCTGACCTCTTACACCATCCCTCATGAACGTAATGCGCAGGGCGCCGTTGTGCGCATAAATATGGATGGCCGGTGGCTGGATGTAACTACCATCGAAATTGTTCCTGTGCTCAAAGAAACATCGGACAAGCAACAGTACGTTGCAGCTCATGAATTGTTCTTCTACACCGCGAATGATATACTGGATTTGGTTTCGGAGCTGAAAATCCGCTAATCTGACGGGTTATTGCCTCCACGTTGTTACCACCCTCGGAAACTATAACCTATTTAAGGCTCCGCAAGCGGATAGAGGTTAATCATATTACGGCCTAAGGCGGCATCATAGCGCACTTCTCCCGTCTTCCCCACAATTTCGATACCTTCTAGCTTCCTGAGATCACCGATATCTGCCCTGACATCCGCCAGCGCCCGTTGACCGTCCTGCAAACGACCGATTACCGTAGCCCTTTCCGGCCGCCCGTCCTGATCGTAGCGAATCATGAACGCCTCTATCGTCAGAAGGCCTGAAACCCGTTCAATGGGATCGGGAAGGGCCTCCGCATCAATTGCCTTCTGGACGACAGAAACATCGTGATCCTCCCATGGGTAG carries:
- a CDS encoding septal ring lytic transglycosylase RlpA family protein; protein product: MFFANPKGSLVFLVIACQLALLVATLPLQAKETKKPQTSATKQEGSSSVEELEGVEGKACHYAKRYNGRRTSSGAIHNPQKLTAAHPTLPYGTRVKVVNLANNRSVVVTVNDRCRKRSFELIDLSRAAARELGFLGKGVARVRIIPIEE